CCTGTCGCACGCGATCGGGGTGGGGGAGGCCCTGCCGGGCGAGGTGGTGCGCGGGATGCTGCTGCTGCGGGCGCAGTCGCTGGCGCTGGGGCATTCGGGGGTGCGGCCCGAGGTGGTGGAGTTGCTGCTGGCCCTGCTGAACGCGGGGGCGCACCCGGTCATTCCGGCGCAGGGGAGCGTGGGCGCGTCGGGGGATCTGGCCCCGCTGGCGCACCTTGCTCTGGCGCTGATCGGGCACGGCGAGATCGAGTACCGGGGCGCGGTGCGCGCCAGTGCGGACGTGCTGGCCGAGCTGGGCCTGAGCCCACTGACGTTGCAGGCAAAGGAGGGACTGGCGCTGATCAACGGTACGCAGCTGATGGGCAGCCTGCTGGCGCTGGCGGTCGCGGACGCGCGGACGCTGCTGGGCACGGCGAATCTCGCGGCGGCCATGACGGTCGAGGCGATGTATGGCTCTCACCGGCCCTTCCAGCCGGACGTGGTGGGCCTTCGCCCCCATCCCGGCGCGGTCGCGGTGGCTGAGGAACTGCGGTTCTTCCTGCGGGACTCGCAGATCGCGCCGTCGCATCTGGTCGGGGACGGGAAGGTGCAGGACGCGTACTCGCTGCGCGCCGCGCCACAGGTGCACGGCGCGAGTCTGGACGCCCTGGCGCACGCCGAGCGGGTGCTGGCGGTCGAGTTCGCGTCCGTGACGGACAACCCCCTGATCTTCCCCGACACCGGCGACGTCGTCAGCGGCGGGAACTTCCACGGGCAGCCGCTCGCCGTGACCATCGACGCGCTGAAGGTCGCCGTGGCGGAACTGGGCAGCATCTCGGAGCGCCGCTGCGAACAGCTCCTGAACCCGTCCCTGTCGGGCCTGCCGGGCTTCCTGACGCCGCAGGGTGGCCTGAACAGCGGCTTCATGATCGCGCAGTACACCGCCGCCGCCCTCGTCAGCGAGAACAAGGTCTTCGCGCACCCCGCCAGCGTGGACACCATCCCCACCAGCGCCAACCAGGAAGACCACGTGAGCATGGGCGCGCACGGCGCCCGGCAGCTGCGGGCCATTCTGGAGAACGTGCAGAACGTCATCGGGATCGAACTGCTGTGCGCCGCACAGGCGCTCGACTTCCAGACCCTCCACGCCGGACGGGGCGCGCAGGCCGCGTGGGAGCACATCCGCGCGCACATCCCCAACATGACCCGCGACCGCTACTACCGCCCCGACCTCCTCAAGATCGTGGACATGGTCCGCAGCGGCGAACTGCTGCGCGTGGCACGGGAAGTTTGAGGGTCGAAGGGTCGGAGCGTCGAAGAGTCTGAGGGTCGAAGTGCATCTGGCTTGGACACTTAGACTCTTCTACCTTCAGACTCTCGGTTCAGCCACTCCAGTCCGCCCACGCGGCCGTCTGCGGGCAGGTCGAGCTGGGCGGTGCCGAGGTGAGCGAGGTGGAAGGTCGGCGGCGTGTCCGTGACGGGCCAGCCGAGCGCCGCGCGGATGAGGGCTCCGGCGAAGTCATGGTGCGTGATCAGCGCCACCCGGTCCGGGCCGGGGTGCCGGGCGCGGAGGTCGTTCAGGACGTGCGTGGCGCGGGCGTGGAAGAGGGGTTCCCCCAGGCTTCCGCGCCCCCGTCCCACGGTTGCCCGGTCAGGTGCGCGGGCCAGATCAACGCGGGGCAGTCCGCGCGGAGGCTGGCGTGGTCGCCGCCCGTGACGGGTGTGAAGCCTCCGGCGGGACCGGTGGTCAGGCCGCCGTACTCGTAGGCCCGTTCGATGCCGTGCGCGGGGAGGTTCAGGCGGGCGGCGATGGGCGCGGCGGTCTGCACGGCGCGGAGCATCAGACTGGTGGACAGGTGCGTCACGCCGCTCAGGTCGGCGTCGTGCGCGAACTGCCGGGCGCTGGCGTGTCCGTGCGCGGTCAGGGGTGGGTCGGGTTGCCGCGCCTGAGCGTAGTCCGGGCGGTCCTCGATGACGTTGTTCTCGGATTGCGCGTGGCGGATCAGCAGGAGCTTCACGGCTGCACCGTAGCGTGTCCGTGCGCTCCGGACGGCCTCACCGCGCGCTGATTCGGCTAGACAGGCCGGGGCGTACGATGGGAGCCACTTTTCCGCACCTGATTCCCCATTCACCATCCGTGCGCCGCGCACGCCTCAAGGACGCCATGACCACCCTCGACGACATCCTGAACGCCCCCCACCCCGCCTCCGAATGGATTCTCGCGCAGGACTGCGCCGAGACTGGCCTGCACCCCGACGACATCCGCGCCGAGATGCTGCGCCGCATCCGCGAGATGCGCGCCAGCATCCAGCGCGGCCTGAGCAGCGACGCCAAGAGCATCACGGGGATGGTCGGCTGGAACGCCAAGGGCCTCTGGGACGCCCCGGACGTGCTGGGTGCGCCGGTCTTGAAGCGCGTGCAGGCGTACGCGATGGCCGTGAACGAGGAGAACGCCCGCATGGGCCGCATCGTCGCCGCGCCCACCGCCGGCAGTGCCGGTACGATTCCCGGCGCGCTGATCGGCGTGGCCGACCACCTCGGCATCCCGGACGAGCAACTCGTGAACCCCATGATCCTCGCCGCCGGGATCGGAAAGGCCATCTCGAAGCGCATGTTCATCAGCGGCGCGGCGGGCGGCTGTCAGGCCGAGATCGGCAGCAGCGCCGCCATGGCCGCCGCCGCCATCGTCGAACTGATGGGCGGCACGCCCCGCGCCGCCGTGCACGCCGCCAGCATGGCCCTGATGAACACCATCGGCCTCGTGTGCGACCCGGTCGGCGGGTACGTGGAAGTCCCCTGTGTGAGCCGCAACGCCTTCTACGCCGTGCACGCCGTCAGCGCCGCCCAGCTCGCGCTGGCGCAACTGGAATCCTTCATCCCGCCCGACGAGGTCCTGGGCGCGATGGCCAGCGTGGGCCGCATGATGCCCGCCGCGCTGCGTGAAACTGCCGACGGTGGCCTCGCCCAGACGCCCACCGGACTGGCCGTCACCGCCCGCATGGAAGGCAGGAAGGACGGCGAGGGGCCGGGCGGCATGATCGAACTGCCACTGGCGTAACCGGACAGAGCGGGCCGACCCCGGTGCAGCTGGGGTCAGCCCGCTCCTGTGGAGCGTCAGGCCCGGCGCAACCTGCGCGCCGTGACGGCACGACCAGCCAGCGCACCCGCCAGGACCGACAGGACGACGGCTCCCCCGGCCAGCAGGACGTCGCTCAGTGGTGCGTCCCAGCCCACCGTGTTCCCCAGCGCACCCTGCGCCCCGGCCCACGCGAGCGGGTAGATCAGGAACGCCGTCCCGAGCGTCCACACGCGCACGCGGGCGGCACCCAGGCTCAGGCCCAGCAGCGCCAGCACCCCTGCCGTCGAGAGGTTCAGCAGGGTCAGCACCACCCAAACCGGCTCCTGATCCGCGACCAGTCGCAGCAGTGCCGCCGACAGTCCACTCAGGGTGAACGCTGCTACGCCCACCGTCGCCACGCTCAGCAGGACATCCACCAGCACGGTCCGGTGCGGGATCAGCCGTGCCGACGCGAGGGTGTCCCGCGCCCAGCCCTCATCCTCCGGCCTGACCGCCTGCGCCTCGTGATCCATGCCGTCGCGCCACTCGTCCGGGGTCACGCGCGCACCAGGGTCCGGCGGTGGGTGGCGGCCCGGACACTGCCCGCTGCGCACGCCGCGATGACCGCCAGCACGGCGACATCCTCGTTCGAAACTCCGATGATCGGCGTGAACGGAGCCGCGTCGCTCAGCATGGCCTGCAACGCCACCACGGCCAGCCACGCGCCCGGAAGGAACGCCAGTGCGCCCGCCCCGGCTTCCAGTGCCCCCACGCGCCGGGCACCCAGTAGGGCTCCGATCATGCCCGAAAGGATCATCACGCCCACCCACAGGCCATCCGGCGCGTCGTGCCGCCAGATGTACTGCCCGAGCATCACCACGCCCACGCCCAGAGCAGCGAACACCAGTGCAGACACGCCCGCGCCACGCCACCCGGATCGTCCCGCCGCCAGTTTCGTTTCCATGGCCCACTCCCTATCGTTCACGCTGGAGGCTTCGTTGCGCATCCCGGTTGTCCATTCTTCCGGGGTCACGCGGTTCTCCTCCTGGGTAGCTTGACGCGCGCCAGTCCGATTCCGGCGCCAAGGACGACGAAGTTGAGAATCAGAGATACAAGCATTGGGCCGCTGATGAATGTCTGTGGAGAGGGCAGGATGTCGAACAGGATGGTCGTGCCGTCCGGAAAGGTTGATGGGACATTCAGGGTGACGAGTCGTGTCGCGACTGAACCCAGAAGCTTGGCAGTCAGGAGGACTCCTGCCGCCTGGACTGGCGTGAATCCTTGCCGGGTCAGCAGGTAGCCCAGGCCAGCGACAAGCGCCCACGCAGGATTCAGGGAAGTGGCGAACATCTGGGTAATGCCGGAAGGCAGGGCGGGCAGGCTACCGATCAGCGCTGCGTTAAGTGTGGCCATCAGGGACAGGGTGACCACTGTGAACCCCAGCGTGATGTTCGCAGCGGTGAGCCATGCGCGGCGGCGCAGGTGGCGGCGGGTGTCCTGGCTCCAGTCCGTGTCCTGCATGCTGGCCGCCTCGTTGCGGATGCCGTCGTGCCACTCGTCGGGAGTCACGCGAGGCTCCGGGGTTGGTGGGGCGGGTGGCGGAAGGGCAGACCGAAGACGATGCCGAGGGCGGCGACGCCCAGCGCGACGCTCAGGGGGTAGGCGGGGAACCCGGCGAAGTCGTGGTTGATCAGGTGGCTGACGCTGGCGATGGTCAGGGTGCCGAGTGCGGCGCACAGCAGCGTGATCCAGTGGGGAACGCGCAGGCGGGTGGCGACGGCGGCGAGCATGAAGACGGTCAGGATCAATCCGACGATGGGTAGTTGCGGGTCCTGGCTGCTGGTGATGGTCGTGACGGGTTGTGGGTTGCCCAGCAGGTTCCATTTCAGGAAGGTCAGGCTGTCCACGCCGTTGCGGGCGGCCTCGCGGGTCATGACGCTCCACTGCGTGCCCAGCGTCAGGGCGGCAGTGGCGGTCACGGTGCCCGTGGTGGCGAGCAGCGCGGTCAGGACGGTGCGGGCCAGCTGCCGATGGCGCAGGTACGTGCGGATATCGTGCGTCCACTGCGGGTCGGTGACGCTGTCCGCTTCGTGCTGGATGCCGGTGTTCCATTCTTCGTGGGTCATGTCAGGGCTCCCTTGGTGCGGCGGGCTGCGGGGTTGGGTTCGTGGCGTTCGCGGGCCAGTTGCAGGCCGCTCTGGGTCAGGCGGTAGATGTGGCGGGGGGGTTTGCCGGGGTGGGGGGACTGTTCCCACTGGGCGTCCAGGTGGCCCTGTTCGTGCAGGCGCTGGAGGATGGGGTAGAGCGTCCCGCTTTTCAGCCCGGTGCCCTTGGAGAGGTCGTAGCCGTAGGTGTGGGCGGGGTAGGTCTGCTGGAGGGCGTGCAGGACGGCTCTGGTGTGCGGGCTGGAGTTGGGGGATCGCGGCATGCCCTATTAACAACATATGTAGAGTTTGGAGTCAAGCGACATTGCACGCGAAGGGGGGAGAGGCGGCGCGGCGACCCCTCTCCCCCCTGCCCAGCACCGCTCAGTTGTCCACGGGCGCACCGGGCGGCGTGATCAGCACCCGGTCGATGCGCGGCCCGTCGAGGTCCAGCACCTCCAGTTCCCAGCCGTCGTGGCTGGCGCGGGCGCCCACGGCGGGGAACTCGCCCAGGACTTCCAGCACGTACCCGGCGAGCGTGCTGAAGTCCTCGCGGGGTAGCGCGGGCAGTGGCAGGTGATCACGCAGGTCGTGCATGGGCATCCCGCCGTCCACCAGGAAGCTCCCGTCGTCCCGCATGACCAGCTGTCCCTCGTCGTCCGGGGTGTTCAC
This region of Deinococcus sp. JMULE3 genomic DNA includes:
- a CDS encoding histidine phosphatase family protein, encoding MGRGRGSLGEPLFHARATHVLNDLRARHPGPDRVALITHHDFAGALIRAALGWPVTDTPPTFHLAHLGTAQLDLPADGRVGGLEWLNRESEGRRV
- a CDS encoding PadR family transcriptional regulator, which gives rise to MPRSPNSSPHTRAVLHALQQTYPAHTYGYDLSKGTGLKSGTLYPILQRLHEQGHLDAQWEQSPHPGKPPRHIYRLTQSGLQLARERHEPNPAARRTKGALT
- the hutH gene encoding histidine ammonia-lyase, with product MILDQHLSLSDFLSVVRGGESVQLSEAARGRILRARAVIERIVDGQAAVYGVNTGFGKFASVQVPREGLEELQLNLILSHAIGVGEALPGEVVRGMLLLRAQSLALGHSGVRPEVVELLLALLNAGAHPVIPAQGSVGASGDLAPLAHLALALIGHGEIEYRGAVRASADVLAELGLSPLTLQAKEGLALINGTQLMGSLLALAVADARTLLGTANLAAAMTVEAMYGSHRPFQPDVVGLRPHPGAVAVAEELRFFLRDSQIAPSHLVGDGKVQDAYSLRAAPQVHGASLDALAHAERVLAVEFASVTDNPLIFPDTGDVVSGGNFHGQPLAVTIDALKVAVAELGSISERRCEQLLNPSLSGLPGFLTPQGGLNSGFMIAQYTAAALVSENKVFAHPASVDTIPTSANQEDHVSMGAHGARQLRAILENVQNVIGIELLCAAQALDFQTLHAGRGAQAAWEHIRAHIPNMTRDRYYRPDLLKIVDMVRSGELLRVAREV
- the sdaAA gene encoding L-serine ammonia-lyase, iron-sulfur-dependent, subunit alpha; its protein translation is MTTLDDILNAPHPASEWILAQDCAETGLHPDDIRAEMLRRIREMRASIQRGLSSDAKSITGMVGWNAKGLWDAPDVLGAPVLKRVQAYAMAVNEENARMGRIVAAPTAGSAGTIPGALIGVADHLGIPDEQLVNPMILAAGIGKAISKRMFISGAAGGCQAEIGSSAAMAAAAIVELMGGTPRAAVHAASMALMNTIGLVCDPVGGYVEVPCVSRNAFYAVHAVSAAQLALAQLESFIPPDEVLGAMASVGRMMPAALRETADGGLAQTPTGLAVTARMEGRKDGEGPGGMIELPLA
- a CDS encoding histidine phosphatase family protein — translated: MKLLLIRHAQSENNVIEDRPDYAQARQPDPPLTAHGHASARQFAHDADLSGVTHLSTSLMLRAVQTAAPIAARLNLPAHGIERAYEYGGLTTGPAGGFTPVTGGDHASLRADCPALIWPAHLTGQPWDGGAEAWGNPSSTPAPRTS